In Priestia megaterium NBRC 15308 = ATCC 14581, the following proteins share a genomic window:
- a CDS encoding helix-turn-helix domain-containing protein, with amino-acid sequence MNDKKQVGQLIQDLRKIAEMTTVELSEGICTEEELHRFEQGEIHASSEVLYHLSKRLGVPMNYFFEAGELTPNDYSKEIKSTIRHYIRKRDYETVLHMVNKEKDNPMFQDPFHAQFFLWHEAICDYYIGNKFEQALRKLEKAIAFTRTSEQFYSEKEIAILNSIAIIYEEEGHLKKAFSTFMEGLQHIALLPKLKDPLVKIRILYGLSRALLQMERYEKSIKYAQAGLELCIQHETLYLLGELHYQIGEALCQLGELKQGIAYLEKAITVFEIEQNEAFVTIIQEEMSKYQETKKKS; translated from the coding sequence TTGAATGATAAAAAACAAGTAGGTCAGCTGATTCAAGATCTGCGAAAGATTGCGGAAATGACAACTGTCGAGTTATCAGAAGGAATTTGTACTGAAGAAGAGCTACATCGATTTGAACAAGGTGAAATTCATGCAAGCAGTGAAGTTCTCTATCATTTATCGAAACGCTTAGGGGTTCCGATGAATTATTTCTTTGAAGCAGGAGAGCTAACGCCCAACGATTATTCTAAAGAAATTAAATCGACCATTAGGCATTATATACGAAAACGCGATTATGAAACCGTGTTACATATGGTGAACAAAGAAAAAGATAATCCTATGTTTCAAGATCCTTTTCATGCACAATTTTTCCTATGGCACGAAGCCATATGTGATTATTATATTGGAAATAAATTTGAACAAGCACTTCGTAAATTGGAAAAAGCTATTGCGTTCACGCGTACGAGCGAACAGTTTTATTCAGAAAAAGAGATTGCTATTTTAAATAGTATTGCCATTATTTATGAAGAAGAAGGTCATTTAAAAAAAGCGTTCAGTACGTTTATGGAAGGGTTGCAGCATATTGCTTTGCTTCCTAAATTAAAAGATCCTCTTGTCAAAATTCGAATTTTATATGGATTATCGCGTGCGCTTTTGCAAATGGAACGTTATGAAAAGTCGATTAAATATGCACAAGCAGGACTAGAGCTGTGTATTCAGCATGAGACGCTTTATTTATTAGGAGAACTGCACTATCAAATTGGAGAAGCACTCTGTCAGCTTGGTGAGCTTAAACAAGGAATAGCCTACCTAGAAAAAGCTATTACCGTTTTTGAAATTGAACAAAATGAAGCGTTTGTGACCATTATTCAAGAGGAGATGTCTAAATATCAAGAAACAAAAAAGAAGAGCTGA
- a CDS encoding PIN domain-containing protein: MLDEKVIIDTNIWASHALNYPEVVEYINELISNNAEFLMPTVVEMELLSHWEVETNPQVKAVKNHYIYDMTDKIVDVTSEIAQLAAQIRRKAKIESNKKIKGPDAMIAASAFIHNAKLISNNNKDFAWITFNFSYRGQPLSYVNPIKDTIAYASFIKSFEHPTLPDADNL; this comes from the coding sequence GTGTTGGATGAAAAAGTAATCATTGATACAAACATTTGGGCTTCACATGCGCTTAATTATCCAGAAGTTGTGGAATATATTAATGAACTTATTTCAAATAATGCGGAATTTTTAATGCCTACCGTTGTAGAAATGGAACTTCTGTCGCATTGGGAAGTAGAAACAAATCCTCAAGTCAAAGCAGTAAAAAATCATTATATTTACGATATGACAGATAAGATTGTAGACGTTACAAGTGAAATTGCACAGCTAGCAGCTCAAATTCGCCGAAAAGCTAAAATAGAATCCAATAAAAAAATTAAAGGCCCAGATGCGATGATTGCCGCATCTGCTTTTATACATAATGCAAAACTGATTTCCAACAATAATAAAGATTTTGCTTGGATTACATTTAATTTCAGCTACCGAGGTCAACCATTATCTTATGTAAACCCTATTAAAGATACGATTGCTTACGCTTCTTTTATTAAAAGCTTTGAACATCCCACCCTTCCTGATGCTGATAACTTATAA
- a CDS encoding maltose acetyltransferase domain-containing protein — translation MKTEKQKMLDGELYLSADPQLIKERENARRLTRLYNQTTEREEERRTNLLKELFGSTGNSLCIEPTFRCDYGSNIHVGENFYANFDCVLLDVCEIRIGDNCFLAPGVHIYTATHPLHALERISGAEFGKRVEIGNNVWIGGRAVINPGVKIGNNAVIASGTVVTKNVPDNVVVGGNPAVIIKHIEN, via the coding sequence ATGAAAACAGAAAAACAAAAAATGCTGGATGGAGAATTATACCTTTCCGCTGATCCGCAATTAATAAAAGAACGTGAAAACGCTCGAAGATTAACAAGGCTTTATAACCAAACAACAGAAAGGGAAGAAGAAAGACGTACAAACTTATTAAAAGAACTGTTTGGGTCTACGGGAAATTCTCTTTGCATAGAGCCTACTTTCCGCTGTGACTACGGTTCTAACATTCATGTTGGAGAAAATTTTTATGCTAACTTTGATTGCGTACTTTTAGATGTATGTGAAATAAGAATAGGAGATAATTGTTTTCTTGCACCAGGTGTACATATCTATACAGCAACTCATCCTTTGCATGCTCTTGAAAGAATTTCAGGAGCTGAGTTTGGAAAACGCGTAGAAATAGGAAATAACGTCTGGATTGGGGGAAGAGCCGTTATTAATCCTGGAGTGAAAATAGGCAACAATGCGGTAATTGCTTCCGGTACCGTTGTGACAAAAAATGTTCCTGATAACGTGGTAGTCGGAGGCAATCCTGCAGTTATAATCAAGCATATTGAAAATTAA
- a CDS encoding ring-cleaving dioxygenase, whose translation MNHLKGIHHVTAITSSAEKNYEFFTYVLGMRLVKKTVNQDDIQTYHLFFADDKGSAGTDMTFFDFPGIPKGFHGTNEISKTSFRVPNDAALDYWVKRFDRLEVNHTGIQELFGKKTLSFVDFDDQQYQLISDEGNQGVESGTPWQKGPVPLQYAITGLGPIFIRIAEFNYFKEMMEKVLLFKEIAQEGDLHLFEVGEGGNGAQVVVEYNEKLPQAQQGFGTVHHVAFRVENRQALEEWINRMPSFGFHTSGYVNRHFFESLYARVAPQILFEFATDGPGFMGDEPYETLGEKLSLPPFLEPKRAEIEKLVRPIDTVRSTKEFVKE comes from the coding sequence ATGAACCACTTAAAAGGAATACACCACGTAACGGCTATTACAAGCAGTGCAGAAAAGAATTATGAATTTTTCACATATGTGTTAGGCATGCGCTTAGTTAAAAAAACGGTCAATCAAGATGATATTCAAACGTATCATTTGTTTTTTGCAGATGATAAAGGTAGCGCCGGAACGGACATGACTTTTTTTGATTTTCCAGGTATTCCAAAAGGTTTTCACGGAACAAATGAAATTTCAAAAACATCTTTCCGCGTTCCAAATGATGCGGCTTTAGACTATTGGGTAAAGCGCTTTGATCGCTTAGAAGTAAATCATACGGGGATTCAAGAGCTATTTGGGAAAAAGACGCTTTCGTTTGTTGATTTTGATGATCAGCAGTATCAGTTAATTTCCGATGAAGGAAATCAAGGAGTTGAATCAGGCACTCCTTGGCAAAAAGGCCCTGTCCCTCTTCAATACGCTATTACGGGACTCGGTCCTATCTTTATTCGTATTGCCGAGTTTAATTACTTTAAAGAAATGATGGAAAAAGTCCTTTTATTTAAAGAGATTGCTCAAGAAGGAGATCTTCACCTATTCGAAGTAGGAGAAGGAGGAAACGGTGCGCAAGTAGTAGTAGAATACAATGAAAAACTTCCGCAGGCTCAGCAAGGTTTTGGAACTGTTCATCACGTTGCTTTTCGCGTAGAAAATCGACAAGCTCTTGAAGAGTGGATTAATCGAATGCCAAGCTTCGGTTTCCATACGTCTGGTTATGTGAATCGTCACTTCTTTGAATCGTTGTATGCAAGAGTGGCTCCGCAAATTTTATTTGAATTTGCGACAGATGGACCAGGATTTATGGGAGATGAACCTTACGAAACGCTTGGAGAAAAATTATCACTGCCTCCGTTTTTAGAGCCAAAACGTGCAGAAATTGAGAAGCTCGTGCGTCCGATTGATACAGTAAGAAGTACAAAAGAGTTTGTAAAAGAATAG
- a CDS encoding PCYCGC motif-containing (lipo)protein, with protein MKKSIILLGILATSIGLSACSNNTTTSSATNSSAHSGHEHHKAAVADIREETPGADVLPQFLKNQPKDMKLVYLSVAKNRELLEKIPCYCGCGMEANHKNSYDCFIFKNKRNGAVVWDDHGTKCGLCIEIAAKAMLDYNRGKSIKDIRKDIDEKYKEGYAQPTPTPSL; from the coding sequence TTGAAAAAATCAATTATTTTATTGGGGATTCTCGCTACAAGTATTGGATTATCCGCTTGTTCAAACAATACAACAACTTCTTCTGCCACAAACTCTTCTGCACATTCAGGTCATGAACATCACAAAGCTGCAGTTGCTGATATTCGCGAAGAGACTCCGGGAGCAGATGTTTTGCCACAGTTTTTGAAGAATCAGCCTAAAGATATGAAACTAGTTTATCTATCCGTTGCTAAAAATCGTGAACTGCTTGAAAAAATCCCTTGCTACTGCGGATGTGGCATGGAAGCGAATCACAAAAACAGCTATGACTGCTTTATTTTTAAAAATAAAAGAAACGGAGCAGTTGTCTGGGATGATCATGGAACAAAGTGCGGATTGTGTATAGAAATTGCAGCTAAAGCTATGCTCGACTATAACCGAGGCAAATCAATAAAAGATATCCGCAAAGACATCGATGAAAAATATAAAGAAGGCTATGCACAACCCACTCCTACTCCTTCCTTGTAG
- a CDS encoding STAS domain-containing protein has protein sequence MSEQNQRLFEYILENSASISEEWLRQRSNIKGSIYSKDADSSVEKKLREQHLYTIETIASGFLDDQKIFKQRMVKWTTEVVNSRIKFDTPIYEVVEALSKTRKIIWTYVKTYSLIHSSITKEDILSWSEVYHTTFDKLINEFSEQYYKITRQKISLQQELIDETSFPVIPIVDHIAVLPLVGLIDEIKGDSIIEVVPKKCAEKHIRHLVIDLSGVNYVDTYVAHKFFDLINILQLLGIHAIMSGVSPDMAQTAVNVGISFNKIETFGHLHQALSSLGVKNKV, from the coding sequence GTGAGTGAACAAAATCAACGTCTTTTTGAATATATTTTAGAAAATTCAGCCTCTATCAGTGAAGAATGGCTGCGCCAAAGAAGTAATATTAAAGGATCGATTTACTCAAAGGACGCAGATTCTTCAGTTGAGAAAAAGCTGCGTGAGCAGCATCTTTATACGATTGAAACAATTGCGAGCGGCTTTCTTGACGATCAAAAGATTTTTAAGCAACGTATGGTGAAATGGACGACGGAAGTAGTAAACAGTAGAATTAAATTTGATACGCCGATTTACGAGGTAGTAGAAGCGCTAAGCAAAACAAGAAAAATTATTTGGACGTATGTCAAAACATATAGTCTGATACATTCATCTATTACAAAAGAAGATATACTGTCTTGGAGCGAAGTTTATCATACAACATTTGATAAACTCATTAATGAATTCTCCGAACAGTATTATAAAATCACAAGGCAAAAAATAAGTCTTCAGCAAGAGCTAATCGACGAAACGAGTTTTCCTGTCATTCCAATTGTAGATCACATCGCGGTCTTGCCTTTAGTAGGGCTTATTGATGAAATCAAAGGTGATTCTATTATCGAGGTTGTTCCAAAAAAGTGTGCAGAAAAACATATAAGGCATCTAGTCATTGACTTATCGGGTGTAAATTATGTAGATACGTATGTCGCTCACAAGTTTTTTGATTTGATTAACATTTTGCAGCTGCTAGGCATCCATGCGATTATGTCAGGAGTGAGTCCTGACATGGCTCAGACGGCTGTTAATGTAGGAATTAGTTTTAATAAAATTGAAACGTTTGGACATTTACACCAAGCTCTCTCTTCGCTTGGTGTAAAGAATAAAGTATAG
- a CDS encoding DUF3311 domain-containing protein, whose translation MKIIYLLCLLPFVGILGLLPFVNKVTPFILGMPFFLFWIVMWVILTSFIMGIVYKLDPAVKGGDK comes from the coding sequence ATGAAAATAATTTATCTTCTTTGCTTACTTCCGTTTGTAGGAATATTAGGTTTATTGCCTTTTGTTAACAAAGTAACGCCGTTTATTTTAGGGATGCCTTTTTTTCTCTTTTGGATTGTTATGTGGGTAATCCTTACGTCTTTTATTATGGGTATTGTGTACAAGCTCGATCCTGCTGTTAAAGGAGGAGATAAATAA
- a CDS encoding sodium:solute symporter family protein has translation MNTALIIIFGFLLLAIYLGIRATRGKKMDLEQWSVGGRGFGTVFVFFLMAGEIYTTFTFLGGSAWAYGKGGPAFYILAYISLAYVLGYWIGPQIWRYAKQHKLMSQPDFFVSKYNSPFLGIVVSCAGVLAIVPYIILQFKGLGIIVSEASYGSISSTAAIWIGAISLTVYLMISGIHGSAWTAIVKDIMIFIVVLFLGIYMPFHYYGGLQPMFEAVHQANPTFLTLPKTGLSISWFISTVMLTVLGFYMWPHTFNATYSAENENVFRKNSIISPIYTLMLLFVFFVGFTALMQVPGLQGAEADLSLLRLSIQTFDPWIVGFIGAAGLLTALVPGSMLLMAASTSLSKNVYGVLVPSATGKQISILAKCFVPVIALVSVYFTLHGGNTIVTLLLMGYSIVTQLFPAFIFSLMKNNIVTKYGACAGIVAGIASVMYITITETTLGTLFPALPQIIKDTNVGVISLFINLVVLMVVSLATKKIAAQPHFESGAVDGKQIL, from the coding sequence ATGAATACCGCTCTGATTATTATTTTTGGTTTTTTACTTTTAGCTATTTATCTTGGAATTCGAGCTACGCGGGGCAAAAAAATGGATTTAGAACAGTGGAGCGTAGGCGGCAGAGGTTTTGGAACTGTTTTTGTCTTCTTTTTGATGGCGGGTGAAATCTATACTACTTTTACGTTTCTAGGAGGAAGCGCTTGGGCATATGGAAAAGGAGGGCCAGCGTTTTATATTTTAGCCTATATTTCTTTAGCGTACGTGTTAGGATATTGGATCGGCCCGCAAATATGGCGATATGCGAAGCAGCATAAGCTCATGTCTCAGCCGGATTTTTTTGTTTCAAAATACAACAGCCCGTTTCTAGGCATCGTTGTTTCATGCGCAGGGGTGCTGGCAATTGTTCCTTATATTATTTTACAGTTCAAAGGCTTAGGTATTATTGTATCTGAAGCTTCTTATGGCTCTATCTCTTCAACCGCAGCCATTTGGATTGGAGCCATATCATTAACGGTTTACTTAATGATATCAGGCATACATGGTTCCGCGTGGACGGCCATTGTTAAAGATATTATGATTTTTATTGTCGTCTTATTTTTAGGAATATATATGCCGTTCCATTACTACGGAGGCTTACAGCCGATGTTTGAGGCTGTGCATCAAGCAAATCCAACATTTCTTACTCTTCCCAAGACAGGTCTAAGTATTTCGTGGTTTATTTCTACAGTCATGCTGACCGTATTAGGATTTTACATGTGGCCGCATACGTTTAATGCAACGTATTCAGCTGAAAACGAGAATGTATTTCGAAAGAATTCTATTATAAGTCCTATTTATACGTTAATGCTGCTTTTTGTCTTTTTTGTAGGGTTTACTGCTCTTATGCAGGTACCTGGACTACAAGGCGCAGAAGCGGACTTGTCACTGCTTCGTCTTTCCATTCAAACATTTGACCCGTGGATTGTCGGCTTTATTGGCGCAGCTGGTTTATTAACAGCACTTGTGCCTGGATCAATGCTTTTGATGGCAGCTTCTACGTCACTATCTAAAAACGTTTATGGCGTTCTTGTTCCCTCAGCGACGGGCAAACAAATTTCGATACTGGCTAAATGTTTCGTACCGGTCATTGCGCTTGTTTCAGTCTATTTTACACTTCATGGAGGAAATACGATTGTAACGCTTTTACTAATGGGCTACAGCATTGTGACGCAGCTGTTTCCTGCTTTTATTTTTAGTTTAATGAAAAACAATATCGTGACTAAATACGGGGCATGTGCAGGTATTGTTGCCGGCATTGCGTCTGTGATGTATATAACGATTACTGAAACAACGCTTGGCACGTTGTTTCCTGCGTTGCCACAAATTATTAAAGATACAAATGTCGGCGTTATTTCTTTATTTATTAATTTAGTTGTATTAATGGTGGTCAGTTTAGCAACGAAAAAAATCGCCGCACAGCCGCATTTTGAAAGCGGGGCAGTAGATGGAAAACAAATTTTGTGA
- a CDS encoding Fur-regulated basic protein FbpA, with protein sequence MTSEKAFEQKKDLLMNQIIESGYFKAEDGRHLYELNLSELEQTHHDLQNQKIREV encoded by the coding sequence ATGACATCTGAAAAAGCATTTGAGCAAAAGAAAGATCTTTTAATGAATCAAATTATTGAATCGGGTTACTTTAAAGCAGAAGACGGGAGACATTTGTACGAATTGAATTTAAGTGAACTAGAACAAACGCATCACGATCTTCAAAACCAAAAAATAAGAGAAGTATAA
- a CDS encoding exonuclease domain-containing protein, whose translation MSTEQVKLAAVLDVETTGLSAQTCDIIELAIAVVSYDSSTGEIIDIVEEYEEFNMPSTPIFPYITNLTGITNEMVKNKTLDDKKVESLLTSVSAIIAHNASFDRSFLLKRYPSLSNQKWHCSMRAVKWKEYGFPNKKLTTLLDHHNIEREHAHRAMDDVKGTIDLLRQQNPSGEPYFSEVLKKAMSKPKKTAASTRF comes from the coding sequence TTGTCAACTGAACAAGTGAAACTAGCAGCCGTTTTAGATGTTGAAACAACGGGATTAAGTGCGCAAACATGCGATATTATCGAACTAGCAATCGCTGTTGTTTCTTATGATTCTTCTACCGGAGAAATAATCGACATTGTAGAAGAATATGAAGAATTTAATATGCCTTCAACTCCCATTTTCCCGTACATTACAAACTTAACGGGAATTACAAATGAGATGGTTAAAAATAAAACATTAGACGATAAAAAAGTGGAATCGCTGTTAACTAGCGTTTCGGCTATCATCGCTCATAATGCTTCTTTTGATCGCAGTTTTCTTTTAAAACGGTATCCATCTTTATCTAATCAAAAATGGCACTGCTCTATGCGTGCTGTCAAATGGAAAGAGTACGGCTTTCCTAATAAAAAACTAACAACGCTTCTTGATCATCATAATATTGAGAGAGAGCACGCTCACAGAGCTATGGATGACGTGAAAGGAACCATTGACTTGCTAAGACAGCAAAATCCTAGCGGAGAGCCTTATTTTTCTGAAGTACTAAAAAAAGCAATGAGCAAACCTAAAAAAACAGCGGCTTCCACTCGTTTTTAA
- a CDS encoding immune inhibitor A domain-containing protein, with the protein MKSWKKILGTSFLATTVTLSGVGPVLMNGSAASAKTAQSEELPSSPIDMNTVPEERLANALKNQGVISQSATPQEVKKAVTSYINKKDAHKESMKGHKASKIDLKAKEMQTKQKEKFQRGEFANIKSQGNKSGNGVNVKPAAQANYKGQVRKDKVLVLLVEYADFKHNNVVQEPGYMYAKDFNRNHYQQLMFGKKDFTLFNGKKIKTFKQYYEEQSGGSYTVDGTVSDWLTVPGNAKEYGADNPAGGNDNAPGSKGPRNLVKEALAAAAKSGINLSDYDQFDQYDIDGDGNRNEPDGIVDHLMVIHAGTGQEAGGGKLGNDAIWSHRSTLGQVYKVPGTNMAAYDYTIEPEDGAVGVFAHEFGHDLGLPDEYDTQYTGQGEPVGVWSIMSGGSWAGEVAGTEPTSFSPQNKEFFQANMGGNWANIQQIDSKNITKSGSVSVVDQSVTKSKRPGIVKINLPKKAVQGIKPEFGSNYYYSKRGDDLHTTMTTPEFDLTAAKTATFNYKAFYEVEAEYDYLYVNAILPDGSKVLLDTIGDKANNADGSAETSGGKWEDKSYDLTQFKGKKIKLQFEYVTDGGLALQGFALDNASLVVNGKTVFTDDAEGAPKVTLDGFEKTNGISYKDNYYYLEWRNYAGSDKALQFARGAKYNTGMLLWYADESYLDNWVGQHPGEGFLGVVDSHAHKVLYFNVNGISTTANSSRYQIADAAFSFDKSPAWSYSHKTWGTISSKESNGVTSFNDKKSYLDERIKDAGRLLPQNGLKLDVIGEAKDNSAGAVWIHK; encoded by the coding sequence TTGAAAAGCTGGAAAAAGATTTTGGGGACATCTTTTCTTGCCACAACTGTTACATTAAGCGGAGTGGGGCCAGTACTTATGAATGGAAGTGCTGCTTCAGCTAAAACCGCACAATCGGAGGAACTTCCAAGTTCACCAATTGATATGAATACAGTACCGGAAGAAAGATTGGCTAACGCACTGAAAAACCAAGGAGTTATTTCTCAAAGTGCAACACCGCAAGAAGTGAAGAAAGCCGTTACTTCTTACATAAACAAAAAAGATGCACATAAAGAGAGCATGAAGGGACATAAAGCTAGCAAAATTGATTTGAAAGCGAAAGAAATGCAAACAAAACAAAAAGAAAAGTTTCAACGAGGCGAATTTGCTAATATTAAGTCTCAAGGAAACAAGTCGGGGAACGGGGTAAATGTTAAACCTGCAGCTCAGGCAAACTATAAAGGACAAGTGAGAAAAGATAAGGTTCTTGTTCTTTTAGTCGAATATGCAGACTTTAAGCATAACAATGTCGTTCAAGAACCTGGCTACATGTATGCAAAAGATTTTAACCGAAATCACTATCAGCAATTAATGTTTGGAAAGAAAGACTTTACGCTATTTAACGGTAAAAAAATTAAAACGTTTAAGCAATATTATGAAGAACAGTCTGGAGGTAGTTACACAGTAGATGGAACGGTTTCTGACTGGTTAACTGTACCTGGAAACGCAAAAGAATACGGAGCAGACAATCCAGCGGGAGGAAACGATAATGCGCCTGGATCTAAAGGGCCTCGTAATCTTGTAAAAGAAGCGCTTGCTGCAGCAGCAAAAAGCGGCATTAACCTTTCAGATTATGATCAGTTCGACCAATATGATATCGATGGAGATGGCAACCGCAATGAGCCTGACGGCATAGTGGACCACTTAATGGTCATTCATGCTGGAACTGGGCAAGAAGCAGGTGGAGGTAAACTAGGAAACGATGCTATCTGGTCTCATCGCTCTACTTTGGGACAAGTGTATAAAGTTCCTGGAACAAACATGGCTGCTTATGATTATACAATTGAACCAGAAGACGGAGCAGTTGGCGTTTTTGCTCATGAATTTGGCCATGATTTAGGTTTGCCGGATGAGTATGATACACAGTATACGGGTCAAGGTGAGCCGGTAGGCGTTTGGTCAATTATGAGCGGAGGGAGCTGGGCTGGTGAAGTAGCTGGAACAGAACCGACAAGTTTCTCCCCGCAAAATAAAGAGTTTTTCCAAGCAAATATGGGTGGAAACTGGGCAAATATTCAACAAATCGACAGCAAAAACATTACAAAATCGGGCTCTGTGAGCGTGGTTGATCAAAGCGTGACAAAATCCAAACGACCGGGTATTGTGAAGATTAATTTACCTAAAAAAGCTGTTCAAGGGATTAAGCCTGAGTTTGGAAGCAACTACTACTACAGTAAGCGCGGAGACGATCTGCATACGACAATGACGACGCCAGAGTTTGATTTAACAGCGGCCAAAACAGCGACGTTCAATTATAAAGCGTTCTATGAAGTGGAGGCAGAATACGATTATTTATATGTAAATGCGATTCTTCCTGACGGTTCAAAAGTTCTGTTAGATACAATTGGTGATAAAGCGAATAATGCAGACGGTTCTGCTGAAACTTCCGGCGGAAAATGGGAAGATAAAAGCTATGACTTAACGCAGTTTAAAGGTAAAAAAATCAAGCTTCAATTTGAATACGTAACGGACGGAGGACTTGCTCTTCAAGGATTTGCACTTGATAATGCAAGTTTAGTAGTAAATGGAAAAACGGTATTTACGGACGATGCTGAAGGAGCGCCAAAAGTAACGTTAGATGGATTTGAAAAGACAAACGGCATCAGCTATAAAGATAACTATTATTACCTTGAGTGGAGAAACTATGCAGGCAGCGATAAAGCACTTCAATTCGCGCGCGGTGCAAAATATAATACAGGCATGCTGCTTTGGTACGCAGATGAAAGCTACCTTGATAACTGGGTAGGACAACATCCGGGTGAAGGATTCCTTGGTGTAGTTGATTCACATGCTCATAAAGTTCTTTACTTTAATGTGAATGGGATTAGCACGACAGCAAATTCAAGCCGATATCAAATTGCAGACGCGGCCTTCTCATTTGATAAATCACCTGCTTGGTCATATTCTCATAAAACGTGGGGAACTATTTCATCTAAAGAATCAAATGGAGTTACAAGCTTCAACGACAAAAAATCGTATTTAGATGAAAGAATTAAAGATGCAGGCCGCTTGCTTCCTCAAAACGGATTGAAATTAGACGTAATTGGCGAAGCAAAAGACAATTCAGCTGGTGCTGTATGGATTCATAAGTGA
- the fumC gene encoding class II fumarate hydratase: MSYRIERDSIGEIKVAEDKLWGAQTQRSKENFPIGIEKMPIEVIRAFAVLKKSAAISNHKLGKLSAEKSEAIVQAANEIIEGKWNEHFPLVVWQTGSGTQSNMNVNEVISHRGNQLINSDETLHPNDDVNMSQSSNDTFPTALHIAAVLEVEDQLLPALKTLKETFAAKQEQFKDIIKIGRTHLQDATPLTLGQEISGWHHMLEKNEEMIKQSVEYMKELAIGGTAVGTGINAHPDFGDEVAKEISSTLGKTFISAPNKFHALTSHDQVVYAHGALKALAADLMKIANDVRWLASGPRSGLGEITIPANEPGSSIMPGKVNPTQSEALTMVSAQVLGNDVTIGIAASQGNFELNVFKPVIIYNFLQSVRLLTDSMQAFNDKCAVGIEPNKEKIQHNLENSLMLVTALNPHIGYENAAKIAKLAHQEGTTLKEAAVKTGLLTEEQFKQWVNPANMIHPSK; the protein is encoded by the coding sequence ATGAGCTATCGTATCGAAAGAGATTCAATTGGAGAAATCAAAGTGGCAGAAGATAAACTATGGGGAGCGCAAACGCAAAGAAGTAAAGAAAATTTTCCAATAGGGATTGAAAAAATGCCGATTGAAGTAATACGCGCTTTTGCGGTTTTGAAGAAAAGTGCGGCTATTAGTAATCATAAACTAGGCAAACTATCAGCTGAGAAATCGGAAGCCATCGTGCAAGCTGCTAACGAAATTATTGAAGGAAAATGGAATGAACATTTTCCTTTAGTAGTATGGCAGACAGGAAGCGGAACACAATCAAACATGAATGTAAATGAAGTGATTTCCCACCGAGGAAACCAGCTAATAAATAGCGACGAAACGCTTCATCCAAACGATGATGTGAATATGTCACAAAGCTCTAACGATACTTTTCCTACAGCTCTTCATATTGCAGCTGTACTAGAAGTGGAAGATCAATTATTGCCTGCTCTAAAAACATTAAAAGAAACGTTCGCTGCGAAGCAAGAGCAGTTTAAAGATATTATTAAAATAGGCAGAACTCATTTACAAGATGCTACACCGCTAACACTAGGACAAGAAATTAGCGGATGGCATCATATGCTCGAAAAGAATGAAGAAATGATTAAACAAAGCGTAGAGTATATGAAGGAGCTAGCTATTGGCGGTACAGCTGTTGGGACGGGGATAAATGCACATCCTGACTTCGGCGATGAAGTAGCGAAAGAAATCAGCAGCACGCTTGGAAAAACATTTATCTCAGCACCTAATAAATTTCATGCATTAACAAGTCACGATCAAGTGGTTTATGCCCACGGTGCACTCAAAGCATTAGCAGCTGACTTAATGAAAATCGCTAATGACGTACGCTGGCTGGCAAGCGGTCCTCGAAGCGGATTAGGCGAAATTACGATTCCTGCTAACGAACCAGGAAGTTCTATTATGCCTGGAAAAGTAAATCCAACTCAAAGTGAAGCTCTAACAATGGTTTCTGCACAAGTACTTGGGAATGACGTGACGATTGGCATCGCGGCTAGCCAAGGAAACTTTGAATTAAATGTATTTAAGCCGGTTATTATTTATAATTTTTTACAATCAGTCAGATTGCTGACAGATTCCATGCAAGCTTTTAACGATAAATGCGCAGTAGGAATTGAACCCAACAAAGAAAAGATTCAGCATAATCTAGAAAATTCTCTTATGCTTGTAACAGCATTAAATCCGCACATAGGTTATGAAAATGCGGCTAAAATCGCCAAGCTGGCTCATCAAGAAGGAACGACATTAAAAGAAGCGGCGGTCAAAACAGGCCTTCTGACAGAAGAACAATTTAAGCAATGGGTAAATCCCGCTAATATGATTCATCCATCAAAATAA